The Metabacillus litoralis genome contains a region encoding:
- a CDS encoding genetic competence negative regulator, whose translation MRLERLNYDKIKIFLTTDDLHDRGLTKEDLWKDSLKVHQLFRDMMTEASVELGFEAHGPIAVEVYSLHAQGMVIIVTNSNDSDDLEDDFSDDYIEMQVKVDESFDVIYEFESFEAIIQLSHYLYHQDILDGMVVYFQERYYLLLSDDQPMNIDDLVAILAEYGSPSTLTVHRLTEYGKTIMQHDAVEQIYNHFWLKNRER comes from the coding sequence ATGCGGCTAGAGCGACTAAACTATGATAAAATTAAAATTTTTTTAACTACAGATGACTTGCATGATAGAGGTTTAACTAAGGAAGATCTCTGGAAAGACTCATTAAAAGTCCATCAATTATTTAGAGATATGATGACTGAAGCTAGTGTTGAGCTGGGCTTTGAGGCGCATGGACCAATCGCTGTTGAGGTGTATTCACTTCATGCTCAAGGGATGGTTATTATCGTTACAAATTCCAATGATTCTGATGATTTAGAGGATGACTTTTCAGACGATTATATTGAGATGCAAGTGAAGGTGGATGAAAGCTTCGATGTTATTTATGAGTTTGAGTCATTTGAAGCGATCATTCAGTTATCACATTATTTATATCACCAAGACATCTTGGATGGAATGGTCGTTTATTTCCAAGAAAGATATTACTTGTTATTAAGTGACGACCAGCCTATGAACATTGATGATTTAGTAGCCATCTTAGCAGAGTATGGAAGTCCATCAACTTTGACGGTCCATAGATTAACGGAGTATGGAAAAACAATCATGCAACATGATGCTGTTGAGCAAATTTACAACCACTTTTGGTTAAAAAATAGAGAAAGATAA